From the unidentified bacterial endosymbiont genome, one window contains:
- a CDS encoding C40 family peptidase, which yields MFSRFAPRYLLPGLLSLWGGFTPCHAAVVHHPAHPPHLSYAATLRMQNRRRLFGMYHAQMQKKAHSIVEGNAQSKKALRKRNRQLIEQHPEWFPGPLKASDNRWLALAENRHFLSSDHLHNITEVAIHRLEQQLGKPYLWGGTTPEKGFDCSGLVFFAYNKILTAKLPRTANEMFHYRKATIVANRDLRRGDLLFFHVHSREIADHMGVYLGNGQFIESPRSGETIRVSELADPFWQAHYLGARRILTQETII from the coding sequence ATGTTTTCTCGCTTCGCGCCCCGGTATCTTCTGCCGGGGCTGCTGTCGTTATGGGGGGGTTTTACACCCTGTCATGCCGCGGTAGTACATCATCCGGCGCACCCTCCGCATTTAAGCTATGCCGCAACGCTGCGGATGCAAAATCGTCGGCGGTTGTTCGGCATGTATCATGCGCAGATGCAGAAAAAAGCGCACTCTATTGTGGAAGGAAACGCACAGAGCAAGAAGGCGCTGCGTAAGCGTAACCGGCAGCTTATTGAACAGCATCCGGAGTGGTTCCCCGGGCCGCTGAAGGCCAGCGACAACCGCTGGCTGGCGCTGGCGGAGAACCGCCATTTTCTTAGCAGCGACCACCTGCATAACATCACCGAAGTCGCCATCCACCGCCTGGAGCAGCAGTTGGGCAAACCCTATTTGTGGGGAGGCACCACGCCTGAAAAGGGCTTCGACTGTAGCGGGCTGGTGTTCTTCGCCTATAACAAAATCCTGACCGCCAAATTACCCCGCACCGCCAACGAAATGTTCCACTATCGCAAGGCGACCATTGTCGCTAACCGCGATCTGCGCCGGGGCGATCTGCTGTTTTTCCACGTTCACAGCCGGGAAATCGCCGATCATATGGGTGTTTATCTGGGGAATGGCCAGTTTATTGAATCACCGCGAAGCGGAGAAACGATACGGGTAAGCGAACTCGCCGATCCGTTCTGGCAGGCGCACTATCTGGGCGCCCGCCGGATTTTAACGCAAGAGACTATCATCTAA
- a CDS encoding flagellar biosynthesis protein FlhA, producing MPKTIKQFLTLLRNGNIGVPLVILSILAMVILPLPPALLDILFTFNIVLAVMVLLVAVSAKRPLEFSLFPTILLITTLMRLTLNVASTRVVLLHGHLGAGAAGKVIESFGQVVIGGNFVVGFVVFIILMIINFIVVTKGAERISEVSARFTLDAMPGKQMAIDADLNAGLINQQQAQTRRKDVASEADFYGAMDDASKFVRGDAIAGMMILAINLIGGVCIGIFKYDLSADAAFQQYVLMTIGDGLVAQIPSLLLSTAAAIIVTRVSDNGDIASDVRSQLLASPSVLYTATAIMFVLAVVPGMPHFPFLMFTGLLGFTAWRMSKRPEAAGAEEKNLETLSKTITETSVQQVNWETIPLIEPISLSLGYKLVSLVDKAKGNPLTQRIRGVRQVISDTNGVLLPEIRIRENFRLKPSQYAIFINGIKADEADIPADKLMALPSSETYGEIDGVLGNDPAYGMPVTWIQPAQKAKALNMGYQVIDCASVIATHVNKVVQRYIPDLFNYDDITQLHNRLSSMAPRLAEDLSTALNYSQLLKVYRTLLTEGVSLRDIVTIATVLVASSAVTKDHILLAADVRLALRRSITHPYVRKGELAVYTLDNELENLLSNVVNQAQQTGKVMLDSVPVDPNMLNQFQSNMPQIKEQMKAAGKEPVLLVAPQLRPLLARYARLFAPGLHVLSYNEVADDLELKIMGTLS from the coding sequence ATGCCGAAAACAATTAAGCAATTTTTGACGCTACTGCGTAACGGCAATATCGGCGTGCCGCTGGTCATACTCTCTATTCTGGCAATGGTGATCCTGCCGCTGCCGCCGGCGCTGCTGGACATTCTGTTCACCTTTAATATTGTGCTGGCGGTAATGGTGCTGCTGGTCGCCGTGTCCGCGAAGCGACCTCTTGAGTTCAGCCTGTTCCCGACCATCCTGCTGATCACCACCCTGATGCGCCTGACGCTGAACGTGGCCTCCACGCGCGTGGTGCTCCTGCACGGCCATTTGGGCGCGGGTGCAGCCGGTAAAGTGATCGAGTCCTTCGGCCAGGTGGTGATCGGCGGTAACTTTGTTGTCGGTTTCGTGGTGTTTATCATCCTGATGATCATCAACTTCATCGTTGTCACCAAAGGCGCAGAGCGTATTTCCGAGGTCTCAGCCCGCTTTACCCTTGATGCGATGCCCGGCAAGCAGATGGCGATCGACGCCGACCTTAACGCCGGGTTGATCAACCAACAGCAGGCGCAGACACGGCGTAAAGATGTCGCCAGCGAAGCCGACTTTTATGGCGCCATGGACGACGCGTCGAAGTTTGTGCGCGGGGACGCCATTGCCGGGATGATGATTCTGGCGATCAACCTGATCGGCGGCGTGTGCATCGGGATCTTCAAATACGATTTGAGCGCCGACGCCGCGTTCCAGCAGTACGTGCTGATGACTATCGGCGATGGTCTGGTGGCGCAGATCCCGTCCCTGCTGCTCTCTACCGCCGCCGCGATTATCGTTACCCGCGTCAGTGATAACGGCGATATTGCCTCGGACGTTCGCAGCCAGCTGTTGGCCAGCCCTTCAGTGCTCTATACCGCAACGGCCATCATGTTTGTGCTGGCGGTAGTGCCGGGAATGCCTCACTTTCCGTTCCTCATGTTCACCGGTCTGCTGGGCTTTACCGCGTGGCGGATGAGCAAGCGCCCGGAGGCGGCCGGAGCGGAGGAGAAAAACCTTGAAACGCTGAGCAAAACCATTACCGAGACCAGCGTCCAGCAGGTCAACTGGGAGACGATCCCACTCATCGAACCGATAAGCCTGAGCCTGGGCTATAAGCTGGTTTCACTGGTGGATAAAGCCAAAGGCAACCCGCTTACCCAGCGTATTCGCGGCGTGAGACAGGTGATTTCCGACACCAACGGGGTACTGCTGCCGGAGATCCGCATTCGGGAGAACTTCCGCCTGAAGCCCAGCCAGTATGCGATTTTCATTAACGGCATTAAGGCTGACGAGGCGGATATTCCCGCCGATAAACTGATGGCGCTGCCCTCAAGTGAAACTTACGGTGAGATAGACGGGGTATTAGGCAACGATCCGGCCTATGGCATGCCGGTGACCTGGATCCAGCCCGCGCAGAAGGCGAAAGCGCTGAATATGGGCTACCAGGTGATCGACTGCGCCAGCGTCATTGCTACCCACGTCAACAAAGTGGTGCAGCGCTACATTCCGGACCTTTTTAACTACGATGACATTACGCAGTTGCACAACCGCCTCTCTTCGATGGCGCCACGGCTGGCGGAAGACCTCAGCACCGCGCTCAACTACAGCCAGCTTTTGAAAGTTTACCGGACGCTACTGACCGAGGGGGTTTCGCTCCGCGATATTGTGACCATCGCCACCGTGCTGGTGGCGAGCAGTGCGGTCACGAAAGATCACATTCTGCTCGCCGCAGACGTGCGTCTGGCCTTGCGCCGTAGCATTACCCATCCGTATGTGCGCAAAGGCGAGCTGGCGGTTTATACCCTTGATAACGAGCTGGAGAATTTGCTGTCGAACGTGGTGAACCAGGCGCAGCAGACCGGAAAAGTGATGCTGGACAGCGTGCCGGTCGATCCCAATATGCTCAACCAGTTCCAGAGCAATATGCCGCAGATAAAAGAACAGATGAAAGCGGCGGGCAAGGAGCCAGTGCTGCTGGTGGCGCCGCAGCTACGTCCGCTGCTCGCGCGCTATGCTCGCCTGTTCGCCCCGGGGCTGCACGTTCTTTCTTATAACGAAGTCGCAGATGATCTCGAGCTGAAAATCATGGGGACATTAAGCTAA